One window from the genome of Eriocheir sinensis breed Jianghai 21 chromosome 15, ASM2467909v1, whole genome shotgun sequence encodes:
- the LOC126998764 gene encoding GMP reductase 2-like gives MPRIDNDIKLDFKDVLLRPKRSTLKSRSEVDLVRNITFRNSQQTWQGIPIIAANMDTVGTFEMATALAKHKCFTTIHKHYSLEDWKEFGENNKDVLGFVAASSGTSDADWDRLQKVLATMPEIKFICVDVANGYSEIFVEYVRKVRKNFPDHTILAGNVVTGEMVEELILSGADIIKVGIGPGSVCTTRKKAGVGYPQLSAVLECADAAHGLGGHIISDGGCTCPGDIAKAFGAGADFVMMGGMLAGHDQSGGDLIEVNGKKMKQFYGMSSATAMQKYSGGVAEYRASEGKSVEIPYKGDVNNTILDILGGLRSACTYTGAGKLKELPKRTTFIRVTQQTNEIFGGLLAEKQS, from the exons GTGGATTTGGTGAGGAATATAACCTTCAGGAACTCCCAGCAGACATGGCAGGGCATCCCCATCATAGCAGCAAACATGGACACAGTGGGCACCTTCGAGATGGCCACGGCTCTCGCCAAG CACAAATGCTTCACTACCATCCACAAGCACTACAGCCTTGAGGATTGGAAGGAGTTTGGTGAAAACAACAAGGATGTGCTTGGCTTTGTGGCTGCGTCCTCGGGCACATCAGACGCTGACTGGGACCGCCTTCAGAAGGTCTTGGCAACCATGCCTGAG atCAAATTCATATGTGTAGATGTTGCCAATGGATATTCAGAAATCTTTGTGGAATATGTCAGAAAAGTCCGCAAGAACTTTCCTGATCACACCATCTTG gCTGGCAACGTTGTGACGGGAGAGATGGTGGAGGAGCTGATTCTCTCTGGGGCCGACATCATTAAGGTTGGGATTGGCCCGGGCTCAGTGTGCACCACGCGCAAGAAGGCTGGAGTTGGCTACCCACAGCTCTCAGCCGTCCTGGAGTGTGCTGACGCTGCCCATGGCCTGGGGGGTCACATCATCTCA GATGGTGGCTGCACATGCCCGGGAGATATTGCCAAGGCATTTGGAGCTGGAGCTGACTTTGTCATGATGGGTGGCATGCTGGCAGGCCATGACCAGTCAGGAGGAGATTTAATAGAAGTgaatggaaagaagatgaagcagTTCTATGGGATGTCAAGTGCCACTGCTATGCAGAAGTACTCAGGAGGAGTGGCTGAATACAG GGCAAGTGAAGGAAAGTCAGTGGAAATCCCATACAAGGGTGACGTGAACAACACAATCCTGGACATCCTGGGAGGACTGCGATCTGCCTGCACCTACACAGGAGCTGGCAAACTGAAGGAGCTTCCCAAACGCACCACCTTCATCCGGGTCACCCAGCAGACCAATGAGATCTTTGGAGGGCTTCTGGCCGAGAAACAGTCTTGA